The Panicum virgatum strain AP13 chromosome 3N, P.virgatum_v5, whole genome shotgun sequence genome includes the window CAAGTGCGGCATCAACTACCAGCCTCCCAGCGTGGTGCCTGGCGGTGATCTGGCCAAGGTGCAGCGCGCTGTGTGCATGATCTCCAACTCCACCAGTGTGGTTGAGGTGTTCTCCCGCATCGACCACAAGTTTGACCTCATGTACGCCAAGCGCGCCTTCGTGCACTGGTATGTGGGTGAGGGCATGGAGGAGGGTGAGTTCTCGGAGGCCCGTGAGGACCTTGCTGCGCTGGAGAAGGACTATGAGGAGGTTGGTGCTGAGTTTGACGATGGTGAGGAGGGTGACGAGGGCGATGAGTACTAGACGACCCTTCCTGGTGCTTCTCTGTCAGGCCTGCGTGCTGCTACTATCCAGTGATCTGCCTGAGTGGCTCGTACTATTGTGTTATGTTTTGTCTGTCTGTTTGAACTTTGAGTCGTTCATGTGTGGTTTACAACACCTGATGTTGTAAGAGTGTAAGACTCGAATGTTGGTTTTCCTTTTCGCTACTGGGTACTATGAATGTTTGTTATGATCAATAATAGTGTCTGTGCTGCTTCACTTATTATCTTGTCAGTTTCGTCACATCTGTAAATCTTTGTTTCGCTGTTGTTTGGGGAGTGCCTGATGCGTTTCTTGTAGTGTAGCTCTAGGAAAAATCTTACTTGGTAAAGCGTTTATCTCATGTTTGGTGCTGTGGAAAACCTTATCAACGCCGACGGCTGTTACACTTGCCAGGCTAGCTGTGGTCGATTTGCACTGCGTGCTGCTTGCAACTTTGCAAGCAAGCAGTGACCGGTGGGAGGGATTTGGATTGCAAGCAAGCAGTGACCGGTGGGAGGGATTTGGAAAACTGAAggtgtctgaactctgaacgtCCAAACCCCCTGTGGCCTACTGGCCTGTGCCATTTCTTCCCGAAAGTAGCTACAAGAAGCAGTTGCCCTATGAGTGGAATTACTTGCTTTGTGCGTCCTATGAGTGGATGTATGTGGCAACAGTGCTTGACTTAGGGTTAGTATGGTTCAACACTGCATTGGCTTTAGCCTCCAACAAAATAAAACTTTGTTGAAATGAGCTTACAAGTGGCGGAaaacattttcacatttgctttccagaaaggaaaaaaaaagagatttaCAAAGAATGACAAATTAAAAAAGTTACACATGAATCACCACAATTGATTGAAGAAAAAACGAAACACATCATACTGAACCAGCAGAGTCTTCAGTAGCCTTTGCCATTGACCCTCCGGCAATGTTTCCTAATCTCTCCATCCCTCCCTGTTAGGGGGCCGATGTTGCCCATCTTAATCATGGACGCCGCGAAGTTCCTGAAGaaatccttctggttgcttgcGAACCGATGAACAATGGGAGCAGTCGTCGGCGCCGCGGCAGGGCCGGACAGCATGACCTGGTCGGAGGGGAGCTGGGCGCGGCCTTCCAACAGGTTGCCGTAATACTTGTTGTCGAAGAGGTTGGGTGTGACCTCGTCCAGGTTCTCCAGTGTGCCCTCAGGTTGCCCGGCCGTGCAGTTCTGCCGTGTGAACTGACACTGCACTTTGACGAATGTGTGCGCTCCTGAATTAGGAAATTTTTTGTTGAAATCAGTATGCGCGTCGTAGAACGAGTTTTTGTCGAGGTTTGAATTGTCTTATTATTGGTTGAAATATGTTGAACAATTATGTGTTTACATTACCTTGGAGGGCGACGAGGTCAGTGTCGTCCAGGTTGACGTTCCTGAACTTCTCCTGGAGGACGTCCAGGGGGTCGAAGAAGTTGGGCAGGTTTCTGGCGCTCTCGATGTTGGTCGTCGTGCCGTCTCGCCGGCCGAGCAGCACACTCCATCGTGGCCCTCCAGCCTGCACGCAGAGTTCCATGATTTCGTCAGTTGAGGAAACACTAAACTAAGCTTGGACAAGGTCGGGAAGAAGCGAGAGATACGGGGCGCTTACGAGTTCGACGGAGATCTCCGCCGCGAGGGCAAGGATGTCGGCGCAGGAGACGATGCCGGGGCACGCGTGCTCGAGCGCGGCCTTCATGTCGTCGACGACGGGAAAGCCGCGCGCCGAGTTGTCGTTGGCGGGCACGGTCTTCTCGGTCTGGATCGCCGGGAGGTCGTCGTCCAGCAGAAGCGAGCCGTCGCAACCCTGAAACATTTGGCGTTCGTTGCATGTCAGATCAGTGATGCAATGCGGGTACCAATCATCAAGcacgggcggaggcggcgttgGTGCTCACGTTgacgaagcagtcgtggaagtGGAGGCGGATGAGGCTGGCCGGGATGCGCGGGTCCGAGACGCGCGCGTCCTGGATGACGCGGCGGACGACGTCGTGGGCGCCGGGGCACGACGCGTCGTAGAACGCGGAGCTCagcgccacgccgccaccggcgcTAGCGGCGCCGGCCAGGGCGAGCAGGAGGGCGCAGTGCGCGGCCAGCAGCAGCGCAAGAGAAGCGGAGCAAGACGAAGCCGCCGCCATGGGCGCGCGCGTATCCGTTTCCCGCTCTGAGTTGCCGCGTGAGCACTGGAGACTGAGGCTAGCCGCCCGTACTACTGACAAGCTCTGCCAAGCTGCTCTCCGGCGATGTCGCTCGTTGCAACTGTGATCGTGGAGAGAGTCGGAGGTGGATGTGTGTGGGGATTGTCGACGGGTGCGACATATTTATAGCTAGCCTGGCGCTCGGTTTGATTACTCATAAGGCGCCCGGACCTTTTCTGCTGGGACGGGGTCGGGTGCGCGTTTGACTGACACGTTCGATTCCGTACGCCGGAGCTGGGCGATCGGATTAGTTtagcggcggcggtgatggctGCGGCACGCGGTTGATGCTGGGTATTAAAAAATGGTTTCGATGTTGACGGGATGAGGCGatgaacggcggcggcgaggggagaaGCGGTCGCGCCGGGTGACGAGCGGTATGAAAACGAAAGGTGCGCGGAACCCTGCGCCATTCCTCTTCCCGAAAGTGGCAAAAGCGAAGCCGTGGGAGCGTAGGGCCAGCAGCGGGTGCCGCTGCCGATCGGCGACCAACCGAGCAAAGTGTGGCGGCGGCCTCCCAACGGCGTGTTAAATGTTGCAGACCTGCAGTTGTAGTATCTCGTTCAGCCCGtgcttcttttttgttttataaGAACTCAACTCGTAGTTTCTTGGATGGATCATGCAGGTGCAATGATGCATGTATCTGTAGTCTATCTGGTGGTGGGTTGTTGCGATCCCTCCATTATACGAGTTTCTGCGGTCATACTTTTCGCAGCTAGCGTGCATTTTTTTCACAGGACGAGACGAAGTTCATTTTACCTTGTTCAACACAATTGCTCGAGTCAGGGTTTTTTCCCACTTAACTGCAATATCAGAATCAAGGCACTCTCAGAACAAATATACTATCGTATCCGTAATTTAAATATGAACGGATGATTTTATTTACCCTACCGGTTTGGaagttttcttttttctttttacagTGCTTAAAAACTCTAAATTTAGCTAGATTATACCTAGACTCTTAGATTTGCTCTTAGTGACATTATCTATAGGTTGGGTTTGGGATTTGGCACTGCCTTGCTCAAGTTTCAGCCTTATTTCCTTTCTTTTGAACTTTTATCTCTTGCAGTGGTTGGGTGCACTATCTTAactatcacgtaaaaagaccaAAATGGTTCCTCTCTAGGCATCTTTGGCGACGTTGTACCTCTTTTGCAGGTCCAGTTGTTAGGTTGGCCTTGGTTTGGGCTGCAGAGTTGGAGGTGTTCTGCTGCTGGGTGTTTTGGTTGTattttttcagtttttttttctctgtttttagTTCTTTGTGATCTTGTGTTGGTCAAGCACTGTTTGGCCGCATCAAGAATTGTCTGTAAACtgttttcttcttaatgaaatacgtgctcaggcacggtcgcgaaaaaaaaatcttgaaatAAAGTTCCATCATCTAAAAAAACTATAAATTGCCCATAGTTTACATATCTACAGGTCTGAGGTAGTGTATTCGTGCATAGTCATTTGTACGATTTTGTGGATCATATTAAATCATCCATTTGTATTCAAAGACACAAGATACTAGATCATACTATCAATAACATCAAAATAACCCTAGGTTAATCAAAGCCAGTTTTGTGCAGAAATACTAGCGTTTTTAAAAGAGTTTGTTAAAAGACACACAAAATTCAAATGAGTTGTCAAATGTATCAAATGAACTTCAATAGTTTCGTCCGATGCTTCATGTTATGAGCTACATTAATAAATAATGTAGTATATCTATTACTACTTAATCATTTGTATTATATGCCTTTTATTATAAAAACattttaatgaaaatttaaAAGTACTAGAAATTTTTAccaatattttaaaaattcagGGTACTTTGTATCacttgcattttttttgaagTTTTTAGTCATTCAACTTGCATCTCAGACAAAACTGGCCTACACAGCATACACCACATCAACAAAACTGCTTTCGACTTCGGTTTTACTTGTTTTGCTTTGCCGTTTGGCCCAATTCCCAGGAAGCGGTTTAAGTGAAAATGAATTATGTTTTCTATCCTAGTTTCGTATAGGAGCCCCACCATGAGTGGATTGTGTCAACTCGGCTTGAGGGGTACATTTCCCTTTGTATTTTTCTTGACCTCTTGATGTCCCAAAACTAGGTCTAAGTTCAACATATTTGATTTTGTGTTTTCTCATGAAGGAACGATGTTGAACGTGTTAAAAAAAGAATAAATACAAAATTGTTTGATTTATTTCTCCTGAATATGTTGGATTTCTATATATCGATTCATACGATATTTGCTAAAAGAAATGCAAAGAATAGTTATTGGAATGCGTATATGAGTCGAGTAAAAACATTTTTACACTTGCTTCACGAAATGGCATGAGCGGATCAGCTCATACTTTACAAAAAGGAACGAAAAACGAATCAGAAGAATGATTTGTGCATGCATTATAATTGGAAAAAAAACATCAGTCTGAATCAGAGTCTTCAATAGCCTTTGCTATTGACCCTCCGGCAGTTCTTCCTGATCTCCCCATCCTTCCCTGTCAGCGGGCTGATGTTCCCCATCTTAATCATGGACGCCGCGAAGTTCCTGAAGAAGTCCTTTTGGTTGCTCGCGAACCGATGAACAATGGGGGCGGTCGTCGTCGGCGCCACAGGGTCGGACAGCATGACCTGGTCGGACGGCAGCTGAGCTTGGCCGTGCAAGAGGTTGCCGTAATACTTGTTGTCGAACAGGTTGGGAGTGACCTGATCCAGGTTCTCCAGTGCACCCTCAGGCTGCCCGGCCGTGCAGTTCTCCCGCGTGAACTGGCACTGCACTTTGCCGAAAGTGTGCGCTCCTGGAGCAGCAGAAATTTGCTGTTGAAATCAGTGTGCACACGGCGTAGAACGAGCTTTCTAGGCTTGTGGTGTATACAAAATTACATTGCAGGAAACTGAGATGCTTTGACtcggtgtgtttgtttgtgttacCTTGGAGGGCGACGAGGTCAGTGTCGTCCAGGTTGACGTTTCTGAACTTCTCCTGGAGAACGTCCAGGGCGTCGAAGGGGCTCGGCAGGTTCTTGGCGCTCTCGATGTTGGTCGTCGTGCCGTCCCGCCGGCCGAGCAGCACCCTCCAGCGTGGCCCTCCAGCCTGTGTCCGTGTCCATGATCCCGTCAGTTCAGGTGAGGAAGAGAAACTCGGAAACTCTAGCTGCGCCGATCAATGCAGGCTCTTACGAGTTCGACGGAGATCTCGGCTGCGAGGGCGAGGATGTCAGCGCAGGAGACGACGCCCGGGCACGCGTGCTCCAGCGCGGCCTTGATGTCGTCGACCACCGGGAAGCCGCGCGCCGAGTTGTCGTTGGCGGGCACGGCCTTCTCGGTCCGGATCGTCGGGAGGTCGTCGTCCAGCAGAAGCGAGCCGTCGCAACCCTGAAACAATTCGGCGACGTTCATGTCAGATCGATGGTACAATGCGGGTACCAATTGGCATTGAACAAACATGGGCAGAGGAATTGGTGCTCACGTTGACGAAGCAGTCATGGAAGTGGAGGCGGATGAGGCTGGCCGGGATGCGGGGGTCGGAGACGCGCGCGTCCTGGATGACGCGGCGGACGACGTCGTGGGCGCCGGGGCACGACGCGTCGTAGAACGCGGAGCTCAGCGCGGAGCCGGCGGCGCTAGGTGGGTAGCCGTGAGCCGAGGCGAGCATCAGGAGCCCGCAGAGCGCCGCTAGCAGCAGCACGAGCGGCGAGAAGCAGGAGGAAGAGGCCATCGTACGTGCAAGACCGATCACTGGAGACGCTGGATGGTTGGCTGCTTGCTAAATGCTCAGCGATTGTGGTTGCCGCTCGAACGCTTGGCTGTTGCAAACAGAGGTTGCAGAGATGGATGAGAGGGCAGTGGCCGGTGGCGCAATACTTATAGCCTGTCTCGACTGGTAACCGCGGGGACTTTTCGCCGGAGCAGCATCATTGGCGCGGCGCGTTTGACATGGTCCGCACGCCGGAGCTTGTCAAGTTGATTTCGTGTTGGCAATGGCGATGGGGGCCGATGGCTGCTGGGCACCATCCGCTCCGTCCCGCACGCGCTCGCTCGCTGCTAAAATATTGCTTCCTTCCAGGGGCGAGTGGAGTGAGGCATGGTGGCGGCGCGAGGAGAAGCGGTCGCGTTGCCGttgaatgatgatgatgaattgaTGATTGCTTGCGTGCGCCGCAACGCTTAGGAAGACTCCTACTTAtaataaaaaaaaggaagactCCTACTATAATAAAAAGGCAGAGCACCTGCCTAAAGAACGCTTGGGAAGCCACCCTTCAAAATAAAAAGGCAGAGCACCTGccattttcataaaaaaaacttgAGAAGACACCCTTAGAGTAAGTATTATATCAAGCTGTAAAAAAGCTGAATGTAGAGATAGAGTAGAGAGTAGAGAAGCGGACTATAACCTTACTGGCGGCTTCAACACAAGAATTACAAGAAACTTTGTCAGAGACAAATGAACCACATGTTAATGATGAAGAGCTAACTATAGTATGAATATAAGCTCAGAAATAGGCTACAAAGATCTTTGCAGCCAAACAGTTGGCTATATTATTAATTTGTCTCTTAAAAATGCTTGGAAAGACACCTATCATTGTCCTTTTCGGGAGGTATGGAAATGGAACTGCAGAATGCAGGGCAACAGTGGGTACTGATGATTGGCTACCAATCAAGGCATGCATCTGCGAGGAAACGGCTGATAGAGTGGTCGGGTCAGCGAGAGGTTACGTGCTTTAGCTCAGG containing:
- the LOC120665401 gene encoding peroxidase 2-like isoform X3, with product MAAASSCSASLALLLAAHCALLLALAGAASAGGGVALSSAFYDASCPGAHDVVRRVIQDARVSDPRIPASLIRLHFHDCFVNGCDGSLLLDDDLPAIQTEKTVPANDNSARGFPVVDDMKAALEHACPGIVSCADILALAAEISVELAGGPRWSVLLGRRDGTTTNIESARNLPNFFDPLDVLQEKFRNVNLDDTDLVALQGAHTFVKVQCQFTRQNCTAGQPEGTLENLDEVTPNLFDNKYYGNLLEGRAQLPSDQVMLSGPAAAPTTAPIVHRFASNQKDFFRNFAASMIKMGNIGPLTGRDGEIRKHCRRVNGKGY
- the LOC120665401 gene encoding peroxidase 2-like isoform X2, whose protein sequence is MASSSCFSPLVLLLAALCGLLMLASAHGYPPSAAGSALSSAFYDASCPGAHDVVRRVIQDARVSDPRIPASLIRLHFHDCFVNGCDGSLLLDDDLPAIQTEKTVPANDNSARGFPVVDDMKAALEHACPGIVSCADILALAAEISVELAGGPRWSVLLGRRDGTTTNIESARNLPNFFDPLDVLQEKFRNVNLDDTDLVALQGAHTFVKVQCQFTRQNCTAGQPEGTLENLDEVTPNLFDNKYYGNLLEGRAQLPSDQVMLSGPAAAPTTAPIVHRFASNQKDFFRNFAASMIKMGNIGPLTGRDGEIRKHCRRVNGKGY
- the LOC120665401 gene encoding peroxidase 2-like isoform X1 encodes the protein MASSSCFSPLVLLLAALCGLLMLASAHGYPPSAAGSALSSAFYDASCPGAHDVVRRVIQDARVSDPRIPASLIRLHFHDCFVNGCDGSLLLDDDLPTIRTEKAVPANDNSARGFPVVDDIKAALEHACPGVVSCADILALAAEISVELAGGPRWRVLLGRRDGTTTNIESAKNLPSPFDALDVLQEKFRNVNLDDTDLVALQGAHTFGKVQCQFTRENCTAGQPEGALENLDQVTPNLFDNKYYGNLLHGQAQLPSDQVMLSDPVAPTTTAPIVHRFASNQKDFFRNFAASMIKMGNISPLTGKDGEIRKNCRRVNSKGY